The following coding sequences are from one Burkholderia stabilis window:
- a CDS encoding type I addiction module toxin, SymE family — translation MAKPNDKARPPITERFVTIQESWGVPKRMYDRPDTFYPYMKIGGMWLINDACFEPGRKVQITIEPGRLIITQL, via the coding sequence ATGGCTAAGCCGAATGATAAAGCACGTCCCCCGATCACGGAACGCTTCGTGACGATCCAGGAATCCTGGGGTGTGCCGAAACGCATGTATGACAGACCGGATACGTTTTATCCGTATATGAAGATCGGCGGAATGTGGCTGATCAACGATGCGTGTTTCGAACCGGGCCGAAAGGTGCAGATCACGATTGAGCCTGGCAGGCTGATCATCACGCAGCTGTAA